One Branchiostoma lanceolatum isolate klBraLanc5 chromosome 18, klBraLanc5.hap2, whole genome shotgun sequence DNA window includes the following coding sequences:
- the LOC136424318 gene encoding arylsulfatase H-like, which produces MARLVWFAFLSAILTLSRGNDRPNFVFFVADDLGIGDVGCFGNDTIRTPNIDNIAVKGAKLTQHLAAAAVCSPSRAAFLTGRYPIRNGMVGMDQPMTCVHLSEPCGLPRSEVTFPQLAKDHGYRTALLGKWHLGLNCAWAGDHCHHPSKFGFDYFYGLPLSNAPDCDPDAKERMAQRIAQILSQRLRLVEISTSIFVVILALKYFKYFQWKTVILFSVFASSLLAYPHLRQIGGRRLNCVMMRDDDIIEMPFNISTITPRMTLEAVRFLEESKTGNEPFLLEVSFWNPHTALLPYKEFRGKSRHGLYGDSVEEMDWSIGVVMATLERLGLTDNTFVYFTSDNGGHIEIGDAGGSNGIYKGSKGQGGSEGGIRMPTLVQWPRKIKPGTVVTESTSQMDIFPTVADILQAPLPQDRVMDGRNILPLLGGAKQPSPHDFLFHYCGEYLHAVRYRPRDGNVTWKAHFVSYNWDPGTTGCATLFLCRCAGQEVTHNDPPLLYDVTNDPVEDRPISANSDPRYPVVIDAIKRAVEAHVESLTEVEKQFKLSNFFSRPWLLRCCNFPFCDCQENVDLSSLQIGG; this is translated from the exons ATGGCGCGTCTTGTGTGGTTCGCTTTCCTGTCCGCCATTTTAACACTATCCCGAGGAAACGATCGGCCCAACTTCGTCTTCTTCGTGGCCGACGATTTGGGAATCGGCGATGTCGGCTGCTTCGGAAACGACACTATCCG AACTCCGAATATTGACAATATAGCTGTTAAGGGAGCCAAGTTGACCCAACACCTGGCTGCCGCTGCCGTCTGTAGCCCCAGCAGAGCAGCATTCCTTACCGGACGATATCCAATCAGAAATG GAATGGTTGGAATGGACCAACCCATGACTTGTGTACACTTGTCCGAACCATGCGGTTTACCGAGGTCGGAGGTCACTTTTCCCCAGCTGGCAAAGGATCATGGGTACCGAACAGCATTGCTAG GAAAATGGCATCTTGGTCTAAACTGCGCATGGGCAGGGGACCACTGCCACCATCCCAGTAAGTTcggttttgattatttttacGGACTCCCCCTTAGCAACGCCCCAGACTGTGACCCGGATGCGAAGGAAAGGATGGCGCAGCGCATCGCTCAGATACTCTCTCAACGTCTACGGTTGGTGGAGATATCGACGTCTATTTTTGTTGTCATCTTGGCGCTTAAGTACTTCAAGTACTTTCAATGGAAAACAGTGATTCTGTTCTCCGTATTTGCTTCGTCACTTCTGGCATATCCACATCTAAGACAGATCGGTGGAAGACGTTTAAACTGTGTGATGATGAGGGATGATGACATCATAGAAATGCCGTTCAACATCTCCACCATCACACCCAGGATGACACTGGAAGCCGTCAGATTCCTTGAAGAAAGTAAAACCGGAAACGAGCCCTTCTTGTTGGAAGTCTCCTTTTGGAACCCGCATACCGCCCTCCTTCCTTATAAGGAGTTCCGCGGGAAAAGCCGACACGGTCTCTATGGCGACAGTGTGGAGGAGATGGACTGGAGCATCggggttgtcatggcaaccttAGAACGACTGGGTCTGACGGACAACACGTTTGTGTACTTCACGTCTGACAACGGCGGCCATATTGAAATTGGCGATGCAGGAGGGTCAAACGGCATATATAAGG GAAGCAAAGGCCAGGGAGGCTCTGAAGGGGGAATCCGTATGCCTACACTTGTGCAGTGGCCGAG GAAAATCAAGCCCGGTACTGTAGTCACGGAGTCCACGAGTCAGATGGACATTTTCCCCACGGTAGCAGACATCCTCCAGGCCCCGCTTCCACAGGACAGGGTGATGGACGGGCGGAACATCCTGCCGTTGCTAGGCGGGGCCAAGCAACCGTCTCCACACGACTTCCTGTTCCACTACTGTGGAGAGTACTTGCACGCCGTTAGGTACAGGCCCAGGGAcg gaaaTGTGACGTGGAAAGCCCACTTTGTTTCCTACAACTGGGATCCCGGTACCACAGGATGCGCCACACTGTTCCTCTGTCGGTGCGCAGGTCAGGAGGTCACCCACAACGATCCGCCATTGCTGTATGACGTCACTAACGATCCCGTTGAAGATCGACCAATCAGCGCCAACTCTGACCCTAGATACCCAGTAGTTATTGACGCCATCAAAAGGGCTGTGGAAGCGCATGTAGAGTCTCTGACTGAAGTAGAAAAACAGTTCAAGCTGTCGAATTTCTTTTCTCGCCCATGGTTGCTGAGATGTTGTAACTTTCCTTTCTGCGATTGTCAGGAGAATGTCGATTTGTCTTCTCTACAAATTGGTGGCTAA